Below is a window of Bacteroidales bacterium DNA.
GGTGATATGAAAGTGAAAAGACTAACCTTATCCTCCAGTATAGGTTATAATAAGCAATCGTCACCAAATATCGGATTTAGTGGTTATACCGGTTACGATCCCATGTATTCCATGTTAATCTGGTCGTCGCCCGACTGGAATGTACTTGACTACAAGAATTATTGGGTCGTACCTGATGAAACACAAAATACCAGCTATACAGATACGAACAATAATCCTTTCTTTGATCGAAACGAAAGAACCCACAGTTTAAACAAGGACATTTTTAATGGATCACTTTCCTTGAATTATGATCTGACTTCATGGCTTAAGGCAACCATACGATCAGGTTTCGACACTTATAGTAACCGACAGGTGATAAAGATTTCCAAAGGTTCTCTGGTGAGTGCCGGTTCCGCTACAGTAATTGAAAATGGAGATCAAGTTTGGGGTGAAAGTAAGTTAGGCTCATATAATCTGGGACTTGGCAGAGGATATAGTTTTAATAATGATTTTCTTCTTTCCGGCAATAAGACTTTCAACAAATTTACTATAGATGGATTTGTTGGCGGAACCATTTTTTACCGTCAGGATGAAGGAACTGATTCAAGAACACAAGGTGGGCTTTCCATCCCTGGGTTTTACTCTCTCAAAGCTTCTGTACTACCAGCATATGTTGTTTCCAGTTTAAGCAGGCAGCAGGTAAACAGCATGTATGGGCGGCTGGCTCTATCATGGAATAGTTTGGTATATGCAGAAGGTACTTTGCGTAACGACTGGAGTTCTACCTTGTCAGAAGCTACCCGTTCTTACCTTTATCCGTCAATATCAGGTAGTTTTATCGCATCTGAATTATTACCCGAAATGGGTTGGTTATCATTATGGAAATTGCGTGGTTCGTGGACATCGTCAAAAACACCTGCCGGAATATATGACATTAACCAGGTATTCAACATTACCAATAATGCATGGACCAATCTGACTTCAGCATCATTGCCTGCTACTATTTACAGCAGTGATGTATTCCCTGAATCATCATCAACCTGGGAAGTAGGAACAGCGGTTAACCTTTACAAAAACAGGGTTTCTTTTGATATTTCATATTACAATAAAAGGATGTTCGATTTCCTTCAGGAAGCTGATATCACACCGGCTACAGGTTATTATAATAGTTATGTCAATATTGATGAAGAGATTACACGAAAAGGCGTTGAAGTCACCTTGAATGGTACTCCTGTTAAGAATAGCGACTGGAAGTGGGATATCTCCGTAAACTGGTCGAAATATGCTAGATTCTATTCCAAATTAGATTCTACTTACTCTCCTGATAAGCCCTGGATTAAGGTAGGTGAACGAGCTGACCCCTATGTCCTTTATGATTTTCAATATGATCCTGATGGGAATATCATTCATAAGAATGGGGTTCCACTTTACTCTGCTTATGCTTCAAAATTTGGCAACTATGACCCTGACTGGATATGGGGAGTAAATACCACTTTAAGGTATAAAAGTTTGAACTTTTTTATTTCAGTTGATGGACGGGTAGGAGGAATCGCTCAAACAACCACCGAAATGTATATGTGGCGGTCAGGTTCACACCCAAATTCAGTAACTGAGGAACGATATCTTGATGCTACGGTTGACGGGTCCAAAAACTACACTGGTGATGGCGTAATGGTTGTTTCAGGATCCGCAACCTATGATACTTACGGCAATATTACAAGTGACGACAGGGTATATGCACCGAATGATGTCGCAGTGACCTATGAATCCTATATTAATACAATTCATAGTGGTACCGCCTGGGGTGGATCACCCTCTCCACTGGAAGCATATAGCACTACATTTTTCAAAATCAGGGAAATGTCGCTAACTTATGATTTACCCAGAGAGATATGTTCAAAATTTAATTCTCAGGGAGTATCTGTTTCTGCTGTAGGCCAGAATATGTTTTTGTGGTCAAAGCAATTTAAATATTCCGACCCTGATGGTGGTTATGAAAATTTCAGTGACCCATCCATTCGTTATGTCGGATTTAACTTGAAGTTCAATTTTTAATAAAACATGATTCATTATGCTTTTCCATCCGTGAAAAGCAGAATATCATGACACTAAAATTTTGAGAACGAACTTTTTAATGAGATTAACCCCTATGAAAAACACAAGAATATACATCAGAATAATAAGTGCATTGCTTGTAGTAACTCTTGTTAGTTGCAACAAATTTGAAGAAATCAATACCAACCCGGATACAACAACCCATGTGCCGGCGTCAATGGAATGCACTAATATCATCCTTGACATGCTTGAGCATGGAGGCGATGCTATGGGCTTCATTTCTTCCAATGCCTTACCCAAGTATGTTGGATTCACCATCTTAGGCAAGAATAGCTCTCAATACAATAATACTGGCAGTGGTGGATTTGGTGCAATGACAATATTGCCAAATATCAATGCAATGCTCATAGCAGCGGAAGGCAGTGTAATGGAAGATTCATACAAAGGTGTGGGCAGTTTTGCCAAAGCTTATACCTTTTTTAATATGACAATGTGGATGGGTGACATTCCTTACAGTGAGGCTGGTAAAGGTGCAGAAGGGCTTTTAGAGCCAAAATATGATACGCAGGAAGAGATCCTGGTAAAAATCCTTGATGAGCTCAAAGCAGCTGATCAATACTTTGCAATTGGAAATAAATTTTCCGGTGATCCTACACCTTATAATGGCGATCCAGGAAAATGGAGAAAAGCAGTCAATGCATTCGCTTTGAAAGTGCTCATGAGTTTGAGCAAGAAGGAGGATGTTGCTTCACTGGATATTAAAAACCGCTTTGCAGAAATTGTAAATAGTGGAAATATTTTAGAGAAAGCTACGGGTTACTGGGGGTTGGCATATTCTACCCAAAACAAGCATCCACTCAGTGCAAGTACTATGTTTGCACCAAAGACCATTGTCAGTAAGCTGGTAACCGACAATTTAAAAATACTTAATGACAGGCGCCTATTTTATTATTGTGAACCCTCTGCTGCAAAAATTGCTGCCGGTAAACTGCAGACCGACACTGCAGCCTATGTTGGAGTGGATGTTTCTATGGATTATGATATCATGAACCAGGATTTTAAAGCTAATAAATTTTCAGCGATAAACCTTCGCTACCTAAAAGAAGATGCATGTGAACCAAACCTGATGATGACATTTGCTGAACAGCAGTTAATTCTTGCAGAAGCAAGGGTGAGAGGCTGGATTTCCAGTGGATCGGCTCAATCCTATTATGAAGAGGGTGTAAAAGCAGCGCTGGCAGACATTATGGCGACTAAAGCCAGTTATGCACACACTGTCCCTGTCGACCAGGCTTATATTGACGGATATTTTACCGGGGAAGCTGCATTCAAGGCTACAGCAGATGAACAATTGAAACAGATATGGATGCAGAGCTATTTACTCAGGTTTATGCAGGATGGGGATTTCAGCTATTTTGAGTACAGGAGAAATAAGTACCCTGAATTTCCTATCAACCCGGCCTCCAGTCTGAATGAAAACAATACCAGTGCCATCCCAATGCGTTGCCTGTACCCTGGCTCTGAAACGAACTATAACCGCAAAAACCTTACGGAAGCACTTAATCGTCAATATGATGGTTATGATGAAATTAATAAAATAATGTGGATATTAAAATAACCTTGCGTATCTTTAGGTAAGATGCTTTGAATAATGTATTTCGAAAGACAAAACTCATTCATGCTAACAAAGCGCATTTTACCATACAGATATTTGAACCAATATTAACAAGCAAACCCTTAATTCATTAACCTTAAAAAACCAATCAAATTATGAAAAAAACTTTACTAAGTTTAGTCATAATACTAGCTTTTGCCAGTTTTTCAAGTGCCCAGGTGCCTGACAGAGCAGGCTGGTGGAAATTTGACGATGCTGCAGATATGTTAAAGGCTGAAACAGGTATGGCTTTAGCTTTAACCGGCACACAGGTTTCTGTCCCAGGTCCCGTTGCAGGAAACCTGGCTACTCAAATTTCATTAGGAAGTTACCTTACCATGACGCATGGAATTTCCGCCAATGGTGGAGGTGACTCAGTAAATGAATACACTGTTCAAATTGACTTTTCATTGCCTGAAGTAAGCATATGGCATGCATTTTTTCAAACCAACCCATCCAATAGTGGTGATGCTGACTTGTTTACAAGAGCCAGTGATAATACGATAGGGACAGCAGCCACAGGATACTCTGCAAATGCTGTAACTGCGGATACCTGGTACAGGATGATCATTTCAGTAAAAAATAGTGAATTCTTCAATGTCTATCTGAATGGTGAACTTTGGTTAACCGGCACACCTCAGGATATTGATGGAAGATGGGCCCTGGTAAGTGATCTGTTGATTTTTGCCGATGATGATGGTGATGATGCCACGATTAACTGCGCTGAATTAGGAATTTGGAATGTTGCCCTCAGTGCTGCACAGGCTTCAGAACTCGGAAACGCAACAACTGAACCTCTTGCAATGAGAAAAGGTTGGTGGAAGTTCGATGATGTAACCGACCTACTTAAAGCTGAGATTGGTTCACCCCTCACCTTAACCGGTTCTCATGCCTCGGTTTCAGGTCCTGCAGAAGGAAACCTGGCAACACAGGTACCTTTGGGAAGCTATTATTCCATGACGCATAATATTTCGGCTAATGGCGGAGGTGATTCAGTAAATGAATACTCAGTTTTGATCGATTTTTCTGTCCCTGATATCGGAATATGGCATGCTTTCATCCAGACTAATCCTACAAATACCGGCGACGCAGATTTATTCACCAAAGCCAGTGACAATACAATTGGCACATCAGCAACCGGGTATTCAACCAATTCAATTGGAAAAGATGCATGGTACCGTATGATTATTTCTGTCAAAAACGGGGAATTTTTCAATGTATATCTTAACGGAGACCTGTGGTTAACAGGAACCCCGCAGGATGTTGATGGCAGATGGGCATTAGTAAACGAATTATTGATTTTTGCCGATGATGATGGAGACGATGCACCGATCAACTGTGCAGAACTGGCCATCTGGGATGTAGCTTTAACTGCTGACGAAGCCCTTCAATTAGGTGGTTTTGCCGGGAACATCTTAGTCAGCCAGATTAATGTAACAGGTACCGGTGGTGCAAATGTAATCAACACTCAAAGCGGAACCCTGCAAATGCTTGCTGAGGTGCTGCCTGCAGATGCTACTGATAAAACCGTGACATGGTCTGTAACTAATGGCACCGGTGAAGGAACTATCAGTACCGATGGTTTACTCACAGCTGTTAAAAACGGAACTGTTACCGTTACTGCCACATCAAATGATGGAAGTAATATTACGGGAAGCATGGAAGTCACAATCTCAAATCAGGCAATTATTTTGGTAACCTCAATCACTGTAACCTCTGAGAGCGGCGCAACCACTATAAGTACCAAAGGTGGCACTCTCCAGATGATCGCTACAATCCTTCCTGAAAACGCTACGGAAAAAGACGTTACCTGGTCGGTTTCAAAGGTATCGGGTGATGCGACAATCACAACCGGCGGACTTCTTGCTGCCGTAGCTGATGGAACAGTAACTGTTATTGCCACTTCTACTGATGGCGGAAACATTATCGGAAGCCTGGGAATTACCATCTCTAACCAGACTACCATTCGCGAAAGAGTTGGATGGTGGAAATTTGATGATGCGACTGATATGGTAAAAGCAACCATCGGTCAACCACTTGTGCTCACCGGTACTCAAACCTCAATAAATGGCCCTATAGCAGGTAACCTGGCTACAATGGTTCCTCTAGGCAGCTACCTTGACATGAACCACGGTATTGCCCCTAACGGTGGTGGATCACTTGTAAATGAATGGTCACTTCAGATTGACTTCTCAGTTCCAATGATTGATACATGGTATGCTTTTTTCCAGACACTGGATGGAGATGCCGATTTATTTGTTGCAAAAACCGAAGCTCCTGATATAGGCCGCGTTCCCAATAGCATTGGCTGTGGATCCACCAGATATTCTGAAGCTATTATTTCAGATAATACCTGGTACAGGATGTTGGTTTCAGTACAGAATGATGTCTCCTTCAGAATATATATTGATGGTGAACTATGGTTGGATGCAGCCCCTCAGCCTCTGGATGACAGGTATGGTTTAAGTCCGATACTTCAGATATTCCAGGATGATGATGGTGACGATGGTGACATTAATTGCTCTGAATTAGGAATCTGGAATGTTGCCTTAACTGAAGCTGAAGCGATTGCTTTAGGAAATGCTACAACTACTAACGGAATAAATGACCTCAACAGTAGCAGATATAATGACTTGGGTCACAATTATCCTAACCCTTGTTCAACCCACACAACCTTCCCCTATAAAATGCAGGAAAATGGAAATGTCACATTCCATATCTTTGATCTGGCAGGGATTGAAATCGCTCAAATAAATGAAGGTGTAAAGTCACCGGGTGAATATAAACTTGAGATAAATAGCGGTAATCTTAAAAGTGGAGTTTATACAGTTACTATGATCACTAATGAGCGCACAAGTGTTCAGAAGATGATTGTTTTAAAATAATTGAGGTGTAGTAATTATTTATCTAAGAGGATGTTTCAGTAATTGAAGCATCCTCTTTTAATAGCATTTCAAGGTTAACTTACTTGTATATCTCTTAGTCTGATTGACAGCATGATGAAAAGAAAATATTTCGCGGCCCTTATAATACTCCTGTTTGTTTTACAACAACACTCACAAGCATCAGTGCCTGAACGGAAAGGCTGGTGGAAATTTGATGACCCGTCCAATCTGCAAAAAGCAGAAGCTGGCTTTGGAGTTGATCTTATTCTTACCGGGACACAAACTTTAGCCGCAGGTCCAGAAGCAGGTAACTCTGCAACTCGGATTGGTATAGGAAGTTATTATAAAATGCAGCACCAGATTCCGGCTAATGGAGGTGGAATCTATGTTAATGAGTATACTCTGCAGTATGATTTCAAAGTATCCGGCAATAGTGTCTGGCACTCCTTTTTCCAGACTGCCACGAGCAATAACAATGATGGAGATTTCTTTATTAATCCATCTGGTAATATTGGTGTAGCAGCAGTTGGTTACAGTGCCTACTCTATCACTCCTAATGAATGGTACCGCCTGGTGATATCTGTTAAAAATGGAAGTCACTTTAATTGCTTCCTGGATGGGCAACTTCTTATGATCGGGAATATTCAGGCTATTGATGACCGGTTTTCACTGGAGAATCTTCTTTTAATTTTCGCAGATGATGATTCAGAAGATGCAGAAATCTATTGCTCCGAACTTGCCATTTGGGACCAGGCCCTTAATACAGAGCAGGTGGCTGAGATTGGGGGATTCGGACATGAAACAGGCGTTTTTCTTATGACCAGGATTCCTTACTTGCAAAGCCCGGGAATGAATACTATGACGGTTTGCTGGCATGATATTGCATCAACCAATACGAAAGTAAAGTTCAGTGTGGATTCCTCCTTTAACAATGAAGCAACCGGGATTAGTGAACTAATCAGTGAACCATTCCGATGGCATTCAGTGAAATTAACCGGCTTACTTGCAAACACGCGTTATTATTACAAAGTATTCAGTGGTAGTGGCGAATCTGGAATATACTCCTTTAAAACATTGCCGGATGAAACCTATACAGGCAAATTACGCTTTGTACTGTTGAGTGATACCCATGCCACAGATACAACAATGGCGGGCAAGGTATTGAGAGCAGCCAGGGATAAAGTCACTGAATTATTCGGGCCGGACATTGAAAATCATGTTAATGGAATACTTCATTCCGGAGATATAGTCGTGAGTGGATCAACTCCAAAACATTACTCCCTCCAGTATTTTCAGCCATTATCTGCATTGTCAGGTAATATACCGACTATGGTGGTAGCAGGAAATCACGAAGGTGAAAGCCCTTATTTTTATCAATACCTGAAAATCGATGATCTATCTGCATTCCCCCAGGTAACAGCATTAAATGAGAAAATCTGGCAGCTTAAAGTAGCCAATTCTTTGTTTATTGGACTGAATACAAATATTATTGATCAGTATGGTGAAACTCAGGCTAACTGGCTCGATACCAGGCTGAACGAAGCAGAGAATGATCCGGGTATTGATTTTGTGTTCGTTTTCTTTCATCATCCACCCATTTCCGAATTGTGGATTGTAGGAGGTACTGAATATGTAAAAGACAGGCTTCTACCTGTAATGAAAAAATATTCAAAGGTTCGTGAGATTCACTATGGACATACACATGGGTATGAAAGAGGGACTTCAACTTCTGAAGTAAATAATGGTGACATCAGGATGATTTGTACCGGTGGCGGTGGTGGCCCTCTTGACCCCTGGGCTGCAGGTGAGAACCTTGACTACGAGGACATTCATATCTGTATCAGTAATTATTTCTTCCAACTGCTTGAGATTGATGTTGCAAACCATTCTTACCAGAACTCAGTATATAGTCTTGGCACACTTACAAAACCAAAAAATTCAGAAGTGATTGATAAGTGGTACAAGGTTAAAAATCAATCCGCTCCGGCAACACCTTTGATTGAAAATATCTCAAAAACCGGGGAATTTATTCAGTTTACTACTTCCCACTTTTCTGGTACCGACTCCCTGATGTCGGTCAGATTCCAGGTTATTGACAGCACATTGACTTCGCCAGTAGTCATTGACTCAACCAGGCATTGGACCAATATCTATGGTATTGATCCATCTGCAGAGCCACTTGATCTAAATCTGAATATAAACCTGTATGAGAGCAGGATTAATAAAATCAACCTGTCCGAATCCAGGGAATACCTGTTCCGGGTCCGATACCGCGATCATAACCTGAAATGGAGCAACTGGTCTGAACCAACCCGGTTTAAAACGGTTGGGATAAACGAAAATCAAGATCTTCAGCAAGGTTATTTCCTTTACCAGAACTTTCCGAACCCCTTTCAGGAGCAAACCATCATTACCTATTGTATTCCGGTAACTGGCGATGTCAGCTTCCGAATTTATGATTGTAATCAAAAACTGATTGATGAAATAAACGAGGGTAAAAAAGATAAAGGGACCTATCAATTTACCTATTCGAAAAAGAACCTGAGTAGTGATACTTACTTTTATGAAATGAATGTAAACAACTTTTCGGTTTCCAGAAAAATGCTGCACATAAAGTAAATTTGTTACTACTAAACCTGGGAGGATTTTAAATAATTAATCGTACTTCCTGATTGTCAAACATTTCTCCGTGGTTATCTTGTATAAATTCACGAGGCTGTTGTAGATACTGGCAGTGCAAAAAATCAAAGAAGCTCATCCCTCAACACTATTTAAATTAATTACAGGTCTAAAAATTCAATCCCTACTCCAATGAAACATACCAAAAATGCATTAATCATCGTATTCCTGTTCATCGGCTTAAGCCTGTTTTCACAATCAAAAGAGGGCTATTCGCTGGTGTGGGAGGACAACTTTAATGGGACTTCCCTTGATACCAGTGCCTGGAGTCATGAAACAGCAGAACCAGGTTGGGTAAATAACGAGTTACAACGATATACAACTGGCAACATTGAGTTTGCTGAAGGTAACCTGGTAATAATTTCAAAAAAAGAGAATGGGGAATATACCTCCGCTCGTCTGATTACAAAAGGGAAACGAACCTTTACCTACGGATTATTTGAAATAAAAGCCAAAATACCCGAAGGTACTGGGACCTGGCCTGCATTGTGGATGCTTGGACAAAATATTGACCAGGTAGGATGGCCTGCCTGTGGTGAATTGGACATCATGGAACACGTGGGGAAACATCCAAATTTCATTCATTCTACGGTTCATAATCCATCAGGTTATGGTGCCACACCTTATACCGGAATCATAGAAATTAACGACCCGTTTAACACCTACCATATTTACAGTATGGAATGGACTAAAGAATATGTGGATTTCTATACCGATGGAAAGTTGGTTTATCATTATCAGCCGGAAGTGAAAAATGCTGAAAACTGGCCATTCGACAAGCCTTGCTACTTTATTTTCAATATTGCAATCGGAGGAAATTGGGGAGGCCCGGTGGTTGATGATACGCTCTTCCCTGCTACAATGACTGTAGATTGGATTAAAGCTTATCAGAAGTAGAATGTCTGATGTCGGATGTCTGATGTCGGATGTCTGATGTCTAATGTCTAATGTCGGATGCCCCGAAAGGAGCCTTTGGCTTCGGATGTTGGATTGCGGATTGCGGATTGCGGATTGCGGATTGCGGATTGCGGATTGCGGATTGGAGATTGGGAATTGTAGATGGTGGATGGGACTTGGTCCGCCGGCTGGCGGATGGGACTTGGTCCGCCAGCTGGCGGATGAGACTTGAGACTTGGGCTTATATTTTTCTTGTAGTCCACTAATTTCCAAGATTCCGTGAGTTAACGAACGAAAGTATTAGTGCTGCATTCGTGCATTCGTGGCATTATATTTCGCCAGTAGCATTAACTTCCATCAGAATGTAAATACTTCAGGCAAAAAATCAGAACACAAATAGCTTAAATTATTCACAAATTGACACAAATAATTGAATCTTGCTTGCAGGTCATTTGCATTTATTTGTGTGGCATTTGTGTGATCTTCCCCCTTCAGGTACTCAGAGCCACAGGCTCCCCATCGGGGCACTCAGAGCCACAGGCTCCCCTTCGGGGCACTCGGCACTCAGCACTCAGCACTCAGCACTCAGCACTCAGCACTCAGCACTTAGCACAAATCATTAACGCAACACATTAACAACGCAATATGAACGAACCTTCAGCCCGCTCCCCCCGCATTGCATCTATTGATGCCCTGAGAGGATTTGATATGCTGTTCATCATCTTTCTGGATCACTTTTTCAGCGCACTGAACGTAGGTGTAGGCTCACCTTTTACACAATCACTGGCTAAACAATTTGATCACCCTGAATGGTTCGGTTCTACAATTTATGATATTGTAATGCCTTTATTCCTGTTTATCGTCGGGGCAGCAATCCCTTTTTCCTTATCCAGACAAAAACAACAGGACTCAGGATTGTCAGCAATATACTTAAAGCTAATTCGACGTTTTGTGATCCTTTTTATCCTGGGCTGGATTGTTCAAGGTCATTTACTTGAATTCAATATCGAAACTTTCAGCATTTTCAGCAATACCCTGCAAGCTATTGCAGTCGGATATCTATTTTCTGCCATTGCGTTTATTCATTTCAGCAGAAAGGTGCGGCTATGGATTTTTGCTTCTTCTCTCATTGTATATATTCTGCTTTTAACCATTCCTTATGTGCCGGGTGCTGGCAGAGGTGTATTATTACCGGGAAGCAGCTTTGCCTGGTATGTCGATCAAATTGTTTTTGGACAATTCCAGGATGGCACTCAATATACCTGGTTAATAAGTGGACTTGGTTTTATCGCCACCACGCTGACAGGCGTTTTTGCCGGAGAATTGATCAAATCAGACCTGCCCAGAAAAAAAGTAGCCTTATATCTGTTAATCTGCGGAATAGCAGGAGTACTGCTGGGATTGTTATTAGGAATCTGGCATCCGATCATTAAGAAACTTTGGACCAGCTCTTTCGTGCTGGCATCCTCTGGTGTTTGTTTTCTGCTGCTAAGTTTCTTCTACTGGATCATCGATGTCAAAGGAAAAGTAAAATGGGCC
It encodes the following:
- a CDS encoding Ig-like domain-containing protein, producing MKKTLLSLVIILAFASFSSAQVPDRAGWWKFDDAADMLKAETGMALALTGTQVSVPGPVAGNLATQISLGSYLTMTHGISANGGGDSVNEYTVQIDFSLPEVSIWHAFFQTNPSNSGDADLFTRASDNTIGTAATGYSANAVTADTWYRMIISVKNSEFFNVYLNGELWLTGTPQDIDGRWALVSDLLIFADDDGDDATINCAELGIWNVALSAAQASELGNATTEPLAMRKGWWKFDDVTDLLKAEIGSPLTLTGSHASVSGPAEGNLATQVPLGSYYSMTHNISANGGGDSVNEYSVLIDFSVPDIGIWHAFIQTNPTNTGDADLFTKASDNTIGTSATGYSTNSIGKDAWYRMIISVKNGEFFNVYLNGDLWLTGTPQDVDGRWALVNELLIFADDDGDDAPINCAELAIWDVALTADEALQLGGFAGNILVSQINVTGTGGANVINTQSGTLQMLAEVLPADATDKTVTWSVTNGTGEGTISTDGLLTAVKNGTVTVTATSNDGSNITGSMEVTISNQAIILVTSITVTSESGATTISTKGGTLQMIATILPENATEKDVTWSVSKVSGDATITTGGLLAAVADGTVTVIATSTDGGNIIGSLGITISNQTTIRERVGWWKFDDATDMVKATIGQPLVLTGTQTSINGPIAGNLATMVPLGSYLDMNHGIAPNGGGSLVNEWSLQIDFSVPMIDTWYAFFQTLDGDADLFVAKTEAPDIGRVPNSIGCGSTRYSEAIISDNTWYRMLVSVQNDVSFRIYIDGELWLDAAPQPLDDRYGLSPILQIFQDDDGDDGDINCSELGIWNVALTEAEAIALGNATTTNGINDLNSSRYNDLGHNYPNPCSTHTTFPYKMQENGNVTFHIFDLAGIEIAQINEGVKSPGEYKLEINSGNLKSGVYTVTMITNERTSVQKMIVLK
- a CDS encoding metallophosphoesterase, whose product is MKRKYFAALIILLFVLQQHSQASVPERKGWWKFDDPSNLQKAEAGFGVDLILTGTQTLAAGPEAGNSATRIGIGSYYKMQHQIPANGGGIYVNEYTLQYDFKVSGNSVWHSFFQTATSNNNDGDFFINPSGNIGVAAVGYSAYSITPNEWYRLVISVKNGSHFNCFLDGQLLMIGNIQAIDDRFSLENLLLIFADDDSEDAEIYCSELAIWDQALNTEQVAEIGGFGHETGVFLMTRIPYLQSPGMNTMTVCWHDIASTNTKVKFSVDSSFNNEATGISELISEPFRWHSVKLTGLLANTRYYYKVFSGSGESGIYSFKTLPDETYTGKLRFVLLSDTHATDTTMAGKVLRAARDKVTELFGPDIENHVNGILHSGDIVVSGSTPKHYSLQYFQPLSALSGNIPTMVVAGNHEGESPYFYQYLKIDDLSAFPQVTALNEKIWQLKVANSLFIGLNTNIIDQYGETQANWLDTRLNEAENDPGIDFVFVFFHHPPISELWIVGGTEYVKDRLLPVMKKYSKVREIHYGHTHGYERGTSTSEVNNGDIRMICTGGGGGPLDPWAAGENLDYEDIHICISNYFFQLLEIDVANHSYQNSVYSLGTLTKPKNSEVIDKWYKVKNQSAPATPLIENISKTGEFIQFTTSHFSGTDSLMSVRFQVIDSTLTSPVVIDSTRHWTNIYGIDPSAEPLDLNLNINLYESRINKINLSESREYLFRVRYRDHNLKWSNWSEPTRFKTVGINENQDLQQGYFLYQNFPNPFQEQTIITYCIPVTGDVSFRIYDCNQKLIDEINEGKKDKGTYQFTYSKKNLSSDTYFYEMNVNNFSVSRKMLHIK
- a CDS encoding SusD/RagB family nutrient-binding outer membrane lipoprotein; this encodes MKNTRIYIRIISALLVVTLVSCNKFEEINTNPDTTTHVPASMECTNIILDMLEHGGDAMGFISSNALPKYVGFTILGKNSSQYNNTGSGGFGAMTILPNINAMLIAAEGSVMEDSYKGVGSFAKAYTFFNMTMWMGDIPYSEAGKGAEGLLEPKYDTQEEILVKILDELKAADQYFAIGNKFSGDPTPYNGDPGKWRKAVNAFALKVLMSLSKKEDVASLDIKNRFAEIVNSGNILEKATGYWGLAYSTQNKHPLSASTMFAPKTIVSKLVTDNLKILNDRRLFYYCEPSAAKIAAGKLQTDTAAYVGVDVSMDYDIMNQDFKANKFSAINLRYLKEDACEPNLMMTFAEQQLILAEARVRGWISSGSAQSYYEEGVKAALADIMATKASYAHTVPVDQAYIDGYFTGEAAFKATADEQLKQIWMQSYLLRFMQDGDFSYFEYRRNKYPEFPINPASSLNENNTSAIPMRCLYPGSETNYNRKNLTEALNRQYDGYDEINKIMWILK
- a CDS encoding SusC/RagA family TonB-linked outer membrane protein — encoded protein: MRLLLLFGLFIFLFSVPVRLEAQSTKITLNLVNVPLNDVLNEIEKKSDYTFLVNEEVVDVTRKVDAVYVNTSIKDILDQLFKGDKVKYVTSDHQIIITPNKGNGGDFQSKKVTGRVIDAKTGETLVGVAIQVKGTTSGTTTSIDGTYSIEFQSEKAILVYSYLGYEPKEITVSEATVLNVVLNPIATQLESIVVTALGIKREEKALGYAVQKVDGKGLQTVRAVDVGTSLTGKVAGLSVLNSTEFGAAPELYIRGEKPLLVIDGVPYGNMTLRDIPADDIESLSILKGATASALYGYRGASGAIMVTTKKGSGINGISITLNSSTMFAAGYLAIPESQSTYGRVVNTATNSAVTNGDGAWGPPLEGQEVIQWDPISRSMKPMPWLPVGKDNFQNFLEPGYVLNNNLNIVQQGEYGSFRASASWVKNKGQYPNSMFDKYSYSIGGDMKVKRLTLSSSIGYNKQSSPNIGFSGYTGYDPMYSMLIWSSPDWNVLDYKNYWVVPDETQNTSYTDTNNNPFFDRNERTHSLNKDIFNGSLSLNYDLTSWLKATIRSGFDTYSNRQVIKISKGSLVSAGSATVIENGDQVWGESKLGSYNLGLGRGYSFNNDFLLSGNKTFNKFTIDGFVGGTIFYRQDEGTDSRTQGGLSIPGFYSLKASVLPAYVVSSLSRQQVNSMYGRLALSWNSLVYAEGTLRNDWSSTLSEATRSYLYPSISGSFIASELLPEMGWLSLWKLRGSWTSSKTPAGIYDINQVFNITNNAWTNLTSASLPATIYSSDVFPESSSTWEVGTAVNLYKNRVSFDISYYNKRMFDFLQEADITPATGYYNSYVNIDEEITRKGVEVTLNGTPVKNSDWKWDISVNWSKYARFYSKLDSTYSPDKPWIKVGERADPYVLYDFQYDPDGNIIHKNGVPLYSAYASKFGNYDPDWIWGVNTTLRYKSLNFFISVDGRVGGIAQTTTEMYMWRSGSHPNSVTEERYLDATVDGSKNYTGDGVMVVSGSATYDTYGNITSDDRVYAPNDVAVTYESYINTIHSGTAWGGSPSPLEAYSTTFFKIREMSLTYDLPREICSKFNSQGVSVSAVGQNMFLWSKQFKYSDPDGGYENFSDPSIRYVGFNLKFNF
- a CDS encoding glycoside hydrolase family 16 protein codes for the protein MKHTKNALIIVFLFIGLSLFSQSKEGYSLVWEDNFNGTSLDTSAWSHETAEPGWVNNELQRYTTGNIEFAEGNLVIISKKENGEYTSARLITKGKRTFTYGLFEIKAKIPEGTGTWPALWMLGQNIDQVGWPACGELDIMEHVGKHPNFIHSTVHNPSGYGATPYTGIIEINDPFNTYHIYSMEWTKEYVDFYTDGKLVYHYQPEVKNAENWPFDKPCYFIFNIAIGGNWGGPVVDDTLFPATMTVDWIKAYQK